In the Sandaracinus amylolyticus genome, CGAGCGCGCGCACGTCGCGCCCGCGCGAGCTCCACTGCAGCACGTACTCGCTCGGGCCTCCGTCGATCCGCGCGTCGACGGTGCCGAGGTCGCGCCCCGCGATCGCCACGCCCTGACCGTCGACGTCGAAGTGCGCGATCGGTCGCGCGAGCTCGCCGCGGGCGCGGCCTCGCACCACGAGGCTGCCCGCGCGCACCGTGCGATAGCGGAAGCCGCGCAGGCGCAGCTGCGTCGTGAGCGCGAGATCGGTGCCGCCCGGGCCCGACTCGACGTCGAGCGTGCCCTCGGCCGCGCCGTGCAGCCCGGGCACGAAGTCGGCGACGTTGGGATCGCCGCCGAGATCCTCGACGTCGATCCTCGCGTGCACGTCGAGGCTCCCGTCGAAGCCCACGCGTCCGCGCCCCTCGATCACGCCGCCGAGGTGCGGCGCCTCGACGCGATCGATCACGACCGCGTCGGCCTCGATCGCGCCCTCGCTCTCGAACGCGGGCACGAAGATCCCGGCGACCTCGAGCGGGCGCGCGGTGACGCGGAAGCGCGCCCGCTGCGGCGCCTCGGGATCGCGCGCGACGTCGAGGCGCATCGTGCCGCCGATCGCGATCGGCGGCGCCGCCGGCACGAGCTCCTGGAGATCGAAGTCGTACGTCTCGAGATCGACCTCGAAGTCCTGCTCGGTCGCGATGCGCCCGTGCACCGTGAGCGGCCCGGCGTCGTGGGTGATCCACGCATCGAAGCGCAGATCCTCGACCGGGCCCTGCATGCGCGCGTCGCCGCGCATCCTGCCCGCGAGCTGCTCGGTGCCGGGGATGCCCATCTCGTGCAGCGTCTCGAGGCCGAGCTGATCGACGTGGACCTCGAGGTCCATGTGCATCGGCGCGTCCTGGGGGCCGGGGAGCGTGGGATCGGGCGCGTCGGGGCGCGTGAGCGAGAGCCGCGCGCGTGCGGTGTCCTCGCCGCGGCGCGCGCGCATGTACGCGCGCATGCCGACGCGCCAGTCGGTGTCGAGATCGAGCGTCGCGTGCTCGACCTGGGTCACGCCGCCGTAGGGGCCGGTCATGCGGCCCTCGAGGTGGTGCACGTTCACCACGACCGTGCGCGCGATCTCGAGTCGGCCGCGCGCCTCCGCGCCCTCGACGTGCAGGTTCTCGTAGTTGGGGAGATCGCCGCGGATGTCGGCGTCGACCACGTGCAGGCCGTCGAGGACGATCGGGATCGCCGACGCGGGGCCGCCGCGATCGGGCCCGGGGCTCGCCGGCTCGAAGGCCTCGAGCAGCGACACGGTCTCGCCCTCGGCGCCCGAGACGTAGAGCTCGATCTCGACGTGGTCGGCGCGCGCGGCGAGGAAGTGGATGCGTCCGCCGAACAGGATCTCTCGGTAATTCGGCCAGATCTGCAGGCGATCGACGCGGATCACCGCGCGGCCCTGGGGGTCGCGCAGCACCACGTCGCGCGCGATGATGCGATCGGTGTCGAGCTGCTCGATGCGGCCGACCTCGAGGTCGCCGCGCAGCGCGCCGCTCGCGAGCCGCTCGATGAGCTCGCGCGCGACGAGGCGCATGCGACCGGTGAGCGAGTGCAGCGCGGCGCTCACGATCAGGCAGAGCACGAGCACGAGCGTCCAGCCGAGCCCGCGCAGGAGGACCAGCGGCGCGCGGCGCAGCGCCCGCACGAAGAGCGAGCGCTGGGGAGGCGCGTTGCTGCTCGCCTCCGTCATCTCAGAACGCCTCGCCGATCGTGAGGTGGATCGCGCCCGGGAAGCTCACGTCGAAGATGTCGATGTCGGGGATCGGCGTGCAGCCGTCGTTCTGATCGTCGCTCTGACAGAAGCGGCGCGGGTCGGTGCCGCCGACGTACTGCAGCGCGTCGGGACGGAACGCGATGTCGAACCGGATCGGGCCGACGATGGTGCGGTATCGGAGCCCGAGCCCGAAGGCGAGGTTCAGCGCCTGGAAGTCGAACGCGTCGCGCGAGACGTTGCCGACGTCGCTGAAGAGCACGAGACCGATCTCGGTGGTCAGCGGGAAGCGCAGCTCGAGCGAGCCCTCCCAGCGGTACGTGCCGCCCGAGATGATGATCGGACGATCCTGGGGCCCGCCCGGGACGTACACGCCGCGCACCTTGATCTCGCGACGCCGCACGTCGCCGAGGAGACCCGGCGGGAAGCCGCGGTTCGAGATCGAGCCGCCGCCCTGGAGCTGCTGCGAGAGCGGGCCGAGCTCGTCGAGGTCGTAGATCGTGTCGACGTCGCCGAAGCCGTAGGTGTCCCCGATGAACATCGCGCCGACCGCGAAGCGCGCGGCGAGCACGATGCCGAGACCGAGCGGGACGTAGCCGCGGCCCTCCGCGGTGATTCGCAGGTAGTCCCACGACGAGACGCCGGCGACGCCCGCCTCCTGGAAGCCGACGGAGAAGAACGCGCCGAGCGTCGGATTGCGCGGGTCGTCGCGCAGATCGAGGGTCGCGATCTGTTCGAGGAAGAGCACGCGCGTGGTCTCGCGTTGCGACGCCTCCTGCAGATTCTGACCTTCGTCGGGCACGAAGAGATTCCCGCGGATCGCGCTCGAGACGTAGAGGCGCCCGTCGAAGAACGTGCGCTCGAGGCCGATGCGCCCGTCGAGCTCGTGTCGGAAGAAGCCCCACAGCGGGATCGGGCCGTAGTCGTGGGTGAGGCCCGCGAAGAGCGAGGTGCGCGCCTCGATGAACGCGGGCCAGCGCACGGTGACGCCGATGCGATTGCCGAGCGTGGGCCCTTCGCCGGCGTCGCTGGTGAAGCCCGGGAACTGCGCGGGGAAGATGAGCCGCGGTCGCTCCTCGAGGCGCACCCGCAGCATGTTGCCCAGCAGGTTGCGCCACTCCGCGACGAGCAGGAGATGGATGTCCCACTGCTGCAGCGCGATCTGGTTGACGGTGGTGACGCCGCCCTGGGTCTGGGTCCCGAAGCTGAGCGTGTCGCCGGCCTGGATGCCCACGCCGAGACCGAAGCGCTCGAGGCGACCGGCGGAGACGCGGATCTCGAGATCGACCGCGCGCGCACCCTCGGGCACCGAGGTCGGCGCGTCGGTGCAGTAAGGCGTCGAGGGCGGCGACACCGGCGTGTCGGGCGACGCGTTGAGCCCGGTGTCGGTGTCCTCGACGGCCGAGGTGATCACGTCGGCCTCGGCCTCGGTCTCCGTCTCGGCCTGGGTCTGGGCCTCGGCGGCGGTCTCGGGCGCGGTCTCGGTCTCGGGCGCGGTCTCGGTCTCGGGCTGGGGCTCGATCTCGGGCGCAGCCTCGGGCTCGGGCGCGGGCTCGGCCTCGGGGGCCGGCGTCGCTTCGCTCGGTTGATCGTCGCGCGGCCTCGCTTCTTCCTCGGCGGCGCGCTCGGCCTCCTCGCGCTCCTCCTCCATCGCCTCGAGCGTCGTGTGGCGGATCTCGACCGAGCCCATCGTGCCGAGCGCGAAGATCGCGCGCTGCGCTTCCTCGATCTCGCTCAGTCGGAACTCGTCTCCCGGCGAGAGATACGTCGCCGCGAGGATCGGCCCGGGCGGCAGCTCGCCGTAGCCGGTCACGCAGATGCGCCCGAGCACGCCGCGCGGTCCGGTCTCGATGCGGAAGAGCAGGTACGCCTCGTGGCGCGTCGCGTTGAGCTTCACCTCGCCCTCGACGCGCGCGTCGGGGTATCCGCTGTCCGCGAGCACGCGCACCATCGCGCGCTTCGTGCGCTCGTAGAGCGCCTCGTCGAAGGGCATGTCGCGGCGCAGCTCGAGGGCCGCGCGAAGACGCAGGCGCAGCGACTCCTCGATCTCGCGCTCGCCGCGCAGCGTCACGCGCGCGACGCGGACCGGCTCGCCCTCGTCGACGGTGAACGAGACGCGCACCTCGCAGCCCCGCGTCTCGTCGGCGACGCACGACGAGGGCTCGCGTCCCGCGATCGCGCCGCCCTCGCCGAGCGCCTCGACCGGCTCGACGCGGCTCGCGACGACCCGGCCCTCGTAGTAGCCGCGCGCGCGGAGCCAGCGCTGCACGCGGAGCATGTCGCGCTCGAACACGCTGGCGTCGAAGAGCGGCCAGTCGGTCCACGGCCACGAGAAGAGCTCGATGCGGAGGCGCGATCCGTCGAAGGGCGGCTCGCCGCACTGCAGCGACGTCGAGGCGCCGAGATCGAACGCGAACGTGCCGCGCTCGCGCGTCCCGAGGCACGCGCGGAGCGCGGCTTCGTCGAGATCCTCGAGCCCCTCGACGTGCACGTCGGAGACGCCGTAGCGACCGTTGGGGATCACGCCGACCGTCACCTCGAACGAGAGCGACACGCCGAGCGTGAGGATCAGATCGACGTCGGACTGCGCGCCTTCGCCGAAGAGCCCGAGGACGGCGCGCGCGTAGAGACCCGCGGAGACGGGCCGCATCAGCGAGAGCTCGTAGCCGAGCGCGAGATCGATCGCGAGCTCGGGCCCGTGCCACGCCATCGCGCCGACGTGCGCCGAGATCCACAGGCTGCCCGCGGCGCTGCCACCCGGTTGATCGAGATAGCCGCTCCGGTCGTCGAGCAGGCGCAGGCGCCCGCCGAGCCCACCGTGCACGAACGTCGCGCTGGGGATGTCCTGCGTGGTGCCGTCGGCGAGCATGCGGGGCGGTCCGAGCGACCACATGTGCCCGGCGCCGATGATCAGCTCGAGCGCGAACGGCGCCGCGAGCTGCCAGTCGACGCCGCCCCACACGAAGAGACCGGCGCCGCGCAGGCCGGCGTCGTCGGGCGCGAGCAAGCCGACTGCGGGTGTCGCGAACGCGGGATCGAGGTGGAGGTTCCACTCCGACGAGTCGGCGCGCGCGTCTGGCACCGCGATGAAGAGCGTCAGCACGAAGCCGAGCGCGAGTCGCTGCAGGGCGGCGCGCATCGTCAGGGCTCGAGCGGCAGGCTGGCGGGCCGGTCGAGGGCGAGCGCGCCGCGCGGCACGCCGTCGAGCTGGATGCGCCCGAGGTCGTCGGTGCGCGTGACCATCACGCTGCCGTCGGGGAGACGCAGCGCGAGCGTCGCGCGGCGCAGCACGTCGCGACCGTCGGCGCTCCACGCGATCACGTCCGCGCGATCGACGGGCGCGGGCAGCGAGGGCGCGCGGCAGGCGTCGCGCGCGGCGCTCGGGATCGGATCGCGCGCACATCGAGCGAGCGCATCGCGTGCCCGAGCTGCGTCGATGGAGCCGTGCTCCGCCGCGGCGTGGGCCCAGCGCGCCGCCGCTGCGCGCACCACCGCGGCGTGGCCGGGCGCGAGCCACGCGAGCGGATCGGCGCCGTCCGGGCACGCGCCGGCGCCCAGCGCGGCGCGCGCGATCGCGGCGTTCGCGCGGATCCAGGGGTCGCGCGAGCGCGCGAGCGAGCACGGCAGCTCCGCGTGCTCGGCGGTGAGCAGACCCCGGCGTGCGAAGCGCGCGAGCGCGAACGACGCCGCCGCCGAGCGCGGCCACGGCATCGAGGACGCCTCGCCGGCGAGCCACGCGAGGCTCGCGGCATCGCCGTGCTCGCCGAGGCGCGAGAGGGCGACCAGGCCCGCCGCGTCGTCGCGACGCGCGGCCTCGATCACGGCGCGCCGTGCATCGGGCGCGTCGATCGACGCGAGCGCCGCGACGATCGGCGCGCGCCGGCCCGGCGCCGCGGTCTCGAGGATCGCGACGAGCGCGGGCTCGAGCGC is a window encoding:
- a CDS encoding BamA/TamA family outer membrane protein yields the protein MRAALQRLALGFVLTLFIAVPDARADSSEWNLHLDPAFATPAVGLLAPDDAGLRGAGLFVWGGVDWQLAAPFALELIIGAGHMWSLGPPRMLADGTTQDIPSATFVHGGLGGRLRLLDDRSGYLDQPGGSAAGSLWISAHVGAMAWHGPELAIDLALGYELSLMRPVSAGLYARAVLGLFGEGAQSDVDLILTLGVSLSFEVTVGVIPNGRYGVSDVHVEGLEDLDEAALRACLGTRERGTFAFDLGASTSLQCGEPPFDGSRLRIELFSWPWTDWPLFDASVFERDMLRVQRWLRARGYYEGRVVASRVEPVEALGEGGAIAGREPSSCVADETRGCEVRVSFTVDEGEPVRVARVTLRGEREIEESLRLRLRAALELRRDMPFDEALYERTKRAMVRVLADSGYPDARVEGEVKLNATRHEAYLLFRIETGPRGVLGRICVTGYGELPPGPILAATYLSPGDEFRLSEIEEAQRAIFALGTMGSVEIRHTTLEAMEEEREEAERAAEEEARPRDDQPSEATPAPEAEPAPEPEAAPEIEPQPETETAPETETAPETAAEAQTQAETETEAEADVITSAVEDTDTGLNASPDTPVSPPSTPYCTDAPTSVPEGARAVDLEIRVSAGRLERFGLGVGIQAGDTLSFGTQTQGGVTTVNQIALQQWDIHLLLVAEWRNLLGNMLRVRLEERPRLIFPAQFPGFTSDAGEGPTLGNRIGVTVRWPAFIEARTSLFAGLTHDYGPIPLWGFFRHELDGRIGLERTFFDGRLYVSSAIRGNLFVPDEGQNLQEASQRETTRVLFLEQIATLDLRDDPRNPTLGAFFSVGFQEAGVAGVSSWDYLRITAEGRGYVPLGLGIVLAARFAVGAMFIGDTYGFGDVDTIYDLDELGPLSQQLQGGGSISNRGFPPGLLGDVRRREIKVRGVYVPGGPQDRPIIISGGTYRWEGSLELRFPLTTEIGLVLFSDVGNVSRDAFDFQALNLAFGLGLRYRTIVGPIRFDIAFRPDALQYVGGTDPRRFCQSDDQNDGCTPIPDIDIFDVSFPGAIHLTIGEAF